One segment of Pleuronectes platessa chromosome 21, fPlePla1.1, whole genome shotgun sequence DNA contains the following:
- the ndel1a gene encoding nuclear distribution protein nudE-like 1-A isoform X2 → MDTDMTPRFSSKDEEIDFWKALSLKYKKGLQEAQEELLEFQEGSRELEAELEAQLSQAEHRLKDLQSENHRGRNEVESLKERLEQQYSQSYQQISVLEDDLGQTRSIKEHLHKYVRELEQSNDDLERAKRATIVSLETFEQRLNQAIERNAFLESELDEKESLLESVQRLKDEARDLRQELAVRERQVDVTRMSAPSSPTQDQVKTDGAVPASLSLPVTPLSKGLDNAFANSTALSNCYDSHSPLTPSARISALNIVSDLLRKVGALESKLAACRNFAKDQKARKAFALDNDNVLNANTVHYSLHTSYYDNATVNGLEPGRLTAITAPPAASSAGLVPLTV, encoded by the exons ATGGACACAGATATGACACCGAGATTCTCCTCTAAAGACGAGGAGATCGACTTCTGGAAAGCTCTCTCCCTCAAGTACAAGAAAGG CCTCCAGGAGgcccaggaggagctgctggagttcCAGGAGGGGAGCAGGGAGCTGGAGGCTGAGCTGGAGGCGCAGCTGAGTCAGGCCGAGCACCGTCTGAAGGACCTGCAGTCGGAGAACCACAGAGGGAGGAACGAGGTGGAGTCGCTGAAG GAGCGGCTGGAGCAGCAGTACTCTCAGAGCTACCAGCAGATCTCCGTGCTGGAGGACGACCTGGGACAAACACGCAGCATCAAGGAGCATCTCCACAAATACGTGCGAGAGCTGGAGCAGTCCAACGATGACCTGGAGAGGGCCAAGAG GGCGACCATCGTGTCCCTGGAGACCTTCGAGCAGCGTCTGAACCAGGCCATCGAGAGGAACGCCTTCCTGGAGAGCGAGCTGGACGAGAAGGAGTCTCTTCTGGAGTCCGTGCAGCGGTTGAAGGACGAAGCCAGAG ATTTGCGGCAGGAGCTGGCGGTGAGGGAGCGGCAGGTGGACGTGACCAGGATGTCGGCTCCGAGCTCGCCCACACAGGACCAGGTGAAGACGGACGGGGCTGTGCCGGCCTCGCTGTCCCTCCCGGTCACCCCGCTGAGCAAAGGTCTGGACAACGCCTTCGCCAACTCCACAG cTCTATCAAACTGTTACGACAGCCACTCTCCGCTGACTCCCTCTGCGAGGATATCAGCCCTGAACATCGTCAGCGACCTGCTCCGGAAAGTCGGG GCGCTGGAGTCCAAACTCGCAGCTTGCAGAAACTTTGCAAAGGACCAAAAAGCCAGGAAGGCGTTCGCTCTGGACAACGACAACGTGCTCAACGCAAACACCGTCCACTACTCGCTGCACACGTCTTATTACGACAACGC GACCGTGAATGGACTGGAACCCGGTCGCCTGACGGCCATCACCGCCCCCCCCGCTGCCTCCTCTGCAGGCTTAGTGCCCCTCAccgtgtga
- the LOC128427224 gene encoding kelch-like protein 10 → MRGTLYNELRRAGLFCDAILKVEEVEFPIHRTILYECSPYFQALFKDRTTTGQIFHIPLVSPDILRVIIEFAYTGSVASTEDNVQELMMTADMLNIVGIIQACCHFIGELLCPQNCVGIWKFTNICESSELRCKAFHYIIQHFEEVVPAEEFLQLSVKELTVFIGKDELNVRIESSVFEAILRWIGHIPREREQHIAVLLSQVRLGLTSRLYILTQVITNKLVLSSTECKLITEHSMCMLWHISTIEPLPCGLSNTLARPRVPHSFLLVTGGWSEGVESCDIVSYDSVVDHCTNISDKLQNPLAYHGTVFLNGYVYCVGGIQREHYCNNVVRLDLRTHVWQEVAPMHFHRGYVSVTVLNGFIYAFGGSNGLVELNTGERYCPETNQWTPIAPMHLPRSDASCTVLHGKIYMCGGFTGTECLQSSECYDPETDCWTMISPMSCVRRGLRVVEYNEIIYAIGGFDGIQCLSNVEAYAPGSNSWHPVSPMSSDRSNFCLEVMENLLYVIGGFIGISNVDHIDVYCPSSDLWVARKAFMSRSYASSCVVSGIPNMAEFIISRYSLPHFNEDLGPGFFS, encoded by the exons atgaggGGAACATTGTATAATGAACTCCGCCGGGCAGGACTGTTCTGTGACGCCATCCTCaaagtggaggaggtggagtttccAATTCACCGGACCATCCTCTATGAATGCAGTCCCTACTTTCA AGCTCTCTTTAAAGACCGTACCACCACAGGCCAGATTTTCCACATCCCCCTCGTGTCTCCTGACATCCTGCGGGTCATCATTGAGTTTGCATACACCGGCTCTGTTGCTTCGACAGAGGACAACGTGCAGGAGTTGATGATGACAGCTGATATGCTCAACATAGTCGGCATCATACAAGCATGCTGCCACTTTATCGGTGAGCTCCTCTGCCCACAGAACTGCGTTGGCATCTGGAAGTTCACAAACATCTGCGAAAGCTCCGAGCTGCGGTGCAAGGCCTTCCACTACATCATCCAGCACTTTGAGGAGGTCGTTCCTGCTGAAGAGTTCCTGCAGCTCTCTGTGAAAGAGCTGACCGTGTTCATTGGCAAAGATGAACTTAACGTGAGGATAGAAAGTTCTGTGTTTGAAGCAATCCTGCGCTGGATCGGCCACATACCCAGAGAACGAGAGCAACACATTGCTGTGCTTTTGTCTCAG GTGCGGCTGGGCCTGACCAGCAGATTGTACATTTTGACCCAAGTGATCACCAATAAGCTGGTGTTGAGCAGCACTGAGTGCAAGCTTATAACTGAACACTCCATGTGTATGTTATGGCACATATCCACAATAGAACCCTTGCCGTGTGGTCTCAGTAACACTCTCGCCCGTCCTCGTGTGCCTCACTCCTTCCTGTTGGTCACTGGAGGCTGGAGCGAGGGCGTTGAAAGTTGTGATATTGTTTCGTACGATTCCGTCGTTGACCACTGTACCAACATCTCAGACAAGCTGCAGAATCCTCTGGCCTATCATGGCACTGTCTTCCTCAATGGTTATGTCTACTGTGTCGGTGGCATACAGAGAGAGCACTACTGTAACAACGTGGTCAGGTTGGACCTGAGGACACACGTCTGGCAGGAGGTGGCGCCAATGCACTTCCACCGCGGCTACGTGAGCGTCACCGTGCTAAACGGGTTCATCTATGCCTTCGGCGGCTCTAACGGACTGGTTGAACTCAACACTGGGGAGCGCTACTGTCCCGAAACCAACCAGTGGACACCCATTGCACCCATGCACTTGCCGAGGAGCGACGCCAGCTGCACAGTACTGCATGGCAAG ATATACATGTGTGGTGGTTTCACCGGGACCGAGTGCCTGCAGTCGTCTGAATGTTACGATCCAGAAACCGACTGTTGGACAATGATCAGCCCGATGAGCTGTGTGCGACGTGGACTGAGAGTTGTTGAATATAATGAGATAATCTATGCA ATCGGTGGCTTCGATGGAATCCAGTGTCTGTCAAATGTTGAGGCCTACGCCCCCGGGTCCAACTCCTGGCACCCGGTGAGCCCCATGAGCTCTGACCGCAGCAACTTCTGCCTGGAGGTGATGGAAAACCTGTTGTACGTCATTGGGGGCTTCATCGGCATCTCCAACGTGGACCACATAGACGTGTATTGTCCTTCTAGTGACCTCTGGGTCGCCCGTAAAGCCTTCATGTCCCGCAGCTACGCCAGCTCCTGTGTCGTGTCTGGAATCCCCAACATGGCAGAATTTATAATATCTCGATACTCACTGCCGCACTTTAATGAGGATCTGGGTCCGGGCTTTTTCAGCTGA
- the LOC128427225 gene encoding kelch-like protein 10 has translation MNEENYNLLAGLFCDAILEVEDVQFPIHRITLFQSSLYFQALFKDRTTTGQIFHIPLVSPDILRVIIEFAYTGSVASTEDNVQELMMTADMLNIVGIIQECSHFIGEQLCPQNCVGIWQFTNICHSSELRCKAFHYIIQHFEEVVPAEEFLQLSVKELTVFIGKDELNVRIESSVFEAILRWISHIPRERERYIAKLLSKVRLGLTSKDYIMNKVIPNVLVKNHPKCRKIEDNSLLIILHKNSRRSLRSGLRNSLARPRLPNSVMLSSGGWSEGNPICEIEAYDISANLWINISDKLQHARAYHGSVFLNGYVYFLGGFDRVEYFNNVIRLDLRTHVWQEVAPMYYRRCYVSVTVLNGFIYALGGSDGIVRLNTGERYCPETNQWTLIAPMHLLRSDASCTVLHGKIYICGGFTGTECLQSSECYDPETDHWTLTSPMSTNRSGLSAAAYNNLIYVVGGCDGNSRLATAETYNSRTNTWHSLSPMLTRRSNFCLAVIQDKLYVVGGYDGSSITQMAEVYNPLTDLWSNISMPEISRSGASSCVVTGILNMADYTLARDSLPYINLHGVIDNSGDSE, from the exons ATGAATGAAGAAAATTATAACTTACTGGCTGGACTGTTCTGTGACGCCATCCTCGAAGTTGAAGATGTTCAGTTTCCAATCCACAGGATCACCCTGTTTCAAAGCAGTCTTTACTTCCA AGCTCTCTTTAAAGACCGTACAACCACAGGCCAGATTTTCCACATCCCCCTCGTGTCTCCTGACATCCTGCGGGTCATCATTGAGTTTGCATACACCGGCTCTGTTGCTTCGACAGAGGACAACGTGCAGGAGTTGATGATGACAGCTGATATGCTCAACATAGTCGGCATCATACAAGAATGCTCCCACTTTATCGGTGAGCAGCTCTGCCCACAGAACTGCGTTGGCATCTGGCAGTTCACAAACATCTGCCACAGCTCCGAGCTGCGGTGCAAGGCCTTCCACTACATCATCCAGCACTTTGAGGAGGTCGTTCCTGCTGAAGAGTTCCTGCAGCTCTCTGTGAAGGAGCTGACCGTGTTCATTGGCAAAGATGAACTTAACGTGAGGATAGAAAGTTCTGTGTTTGAAGCAATCCTGCGCTGGATCAGCCACATACCCAGAGAACGAGAGCGATACATTGCTAAGCTTTTGTCTAAG GTGCGGCTGGGCCTGACAAGCAAGGACTACATTATGAACAAGGTGATCCCCAATGTGTTGGTGAAGAACCACCCTAAGTGCAGAAAAATAGAAGACAACTCCCTCCTGATTATATTGCACAAAAATTCACGCAGATCCTTGCGGTCGGGTCTCAGAAACAGTCTCGCCCGACCTCGTCTGCCTAACTCCGTCATGTTGtccagtggaggctggagcgAGGGCAATCCCATCTGCGAGATCGAGGCGTACGATATCTCTGCCAACCTTTGGATCAACATCTCAGACAAGCTGCAGCATGCTCGGGCCTACCACGGCAGCGTCTTCCTCAACGGTTATGTCTACTTTCTCGGTGGCTTTGACCGAGTGGAGTATTTCAACAACGTGATCAGGTTGGACCTGAGGACACACGTCTGGCAGGAGGTGGCGCCGATGTACTACCGCCGCTGCTACGTGAGCGTGACCGTGCTGAACGGGTTCATCTATGCCCTCGGCGGCTCTGATGGAATCGTTCGACTCAACACTGGGGAGCGCTACTGTCCCGAAACCAACCAGTGGACGCTTATTGCACCCATGCACTTGCTGAGGAGCGACGCCAGCTGCACGGTACTGCACGGCAAG ATATACATCTGTGGTGGTTTCACCGGGACCGAGTGCCTGCAGTCGTCTGAATGTTACGATCCAGAAACCGACCATTGGACACTGACCAGCCCAATGAGCACTAATCGAAGTGGACTCAGTGCTGCTGCATATAATAACCTAATCTATGTA gttGGTGGCTGTGACGGTAACTCCCGTCTGGCAACTGCTGAGACCTACAACTCCCGGACCAACACCTGGCACTCGCTGAGCCCCATGTTGACTCGCCGGAGTAACTTCTGCCTCGCTGTGATCCAGGACAAGTTGTATGTCGTTGGGGGCTATGACGGCTCCTCCATCACTCAAATGGCAGAGGTCTATAATCCTCTCACTGACCTGTGGTCTAACATCTCCATGCCAGAAATCTCCCGCAGCGGAGCAAGCTCCTGTGTTGTGACCGGAATCCTCAACATGGCTGACTACACGTTAGCTCGAGACTCACTGCCATATATAAACTTACACGGAGTTATCGATAATTCAGGGGACTCTGAGTAA
- the ndel1a gene encoding nuclear distribution protein nudE-like 1-A isoform X1, whose amino-acid sequence MDTDMTPRFSSKDEEIDFWKALSLKYKKGLQEAQEELLEFQEGSRELEAELEAQLSQAEHRLKDLQSENHRGRNEVESLKERLEQQYSQSYQQISVLEDDLGQTRSIKEHLHKYVRELEQSNDDLERAKRATIVSLETFEQRLNQAIERNAFLESELDEKESLLESVQRLKDEARDLRQELAVRERQVDVTRMSAPSSPTQDQVKTDGAVPASLSLPVTPLSKGLDNAFANSTALSNCYDSHSPLTPSARISALNIVSDLLRKVGALESKLAACRNFAKDQKARKAFALDNDNVLNANTVHYSLHTSYYDNARTVNGLEPGRLTAITAPPAASSAGLVPLTV is encoded by the exons ATGGACACAGATATGACACCGAGATTCTCCTCTAAAGACGAGGAGATCGACTTCTGGAAAGCTCTCTCCCTCAAGTACAAGAAAGG CCTCCAGGAGgcccaggaggagctgctggagttcCAGGAGGGGAGCAGGGAGCTGGAGGCTGAGCTGGAGGCGCAGCTGAGTCAGGCCGAGCACCGTCTGAAGGACCTGCAGTCGGAGAACCACAGAGGGAGGAACGAGGTGGAGTCGCTGAAG GAGCGGCTGGAGCAGCAGTACTCTCAGAGCTACCAGCAGATCTCCGTGCTGGAGGACGACCTGGGACAAACACGCAGCATCAAGGAGCATCTCCACAAATACGTGCGAGAGCTGGAGCAGTCCAACGATGACCTGGAGAGGGCCAAGAG GGCGACCATCGTGTCCCTGGAGACCTTCGAGCAGCGTCTGAACCAGGCCATCGAGAGGAACGCCTTCCTGGAGAGCGAGCTGGACGAGAAGGAGTCTCTTCTGGAGTCCGTGCAGCGGTTGAAGGACGAAGCCAGAG ATTTGCGGCAGGAGCTGGCGGTGAGGGAGCGGCAGGTGGACGTGACCAGGATGTCGGCTCCGAGCTCGCCCACACAGGACCAGGTGAAGACGGACGGGGCTGTGCCGGCCTCGCTGTCCCTCCCGGTCACCCCGCTGAGCAAAGGTCTGGACAACGCCTTCGCCAACTCCACAG cTCTATCAAACTGTTACGACAGCCACTCTCCGCTGACTCCCTCTGCGAGGATATCAGCCCTGAACATCGTCAGCGACCTGCTCCGGAAAGTCGGG GCGCTGGAGTCCAAACTCGCAGCTTGCAGAAACTTTGCAAAGGACCAAAAAGCCAGGAAGGCGTTCGCTCTGGACAACGACAACGTGCTCAACGCAAACACCGTCCACTACTCGCTGCACACGTCTTATTACGACAACGC CAGGACCGTGAATGGACTGGAACCCGGTCGCCTGACGGCCATCACCGCCCCCCCCGCTGCCTCCTCTGCAGGCTTAGTGCCCCTCAccgtgtga
- the chad gene encoding chondroadherin — translation MRCVSWLLLGTCLLVLGPAVQGAPGQCPSLCHCHGDLQHVICDNAGLKKIPQVSDATRLLNLQRNSLGHIPTGAFSDSKGLISLHMQHCQLREIGSQAFKGLKKLVYLYLSNNELHSIKPGAFEDLTELTYLYLDGNQISDLARGIFSPMINLFILQLNDNRLRELRPGTFTGAKDLRWLHMSGNELTTLQPGSLDDVENLAILHLDRNKMSTYPSAAMSKLRVVEELTLGRNPMRTIPDNAFQSFGRYMEKLHLDNMSLEKFSDGAFTGVTAIKSLHLDNNKLKSLPRSLELSTITNLTLSTNPWSCSCQLAPLRRWMDSSRSRPDALCASPPAQRGKQVRDSAAFSGCRVKAKRAKKGTRP, via the exons ATGCGTTGTGTGAgctggttgttgttggggaCCTGCCTCCTGGTGCTGGGCCCCGCCGTGCAGGGAGCCCCGGGCCAGTGCCCCAGCCTGTGCCACTGCCACGGGGACCTCCAGCACGTGATCTGTGACAACGCCGGGCTGAAGAAGATCCCCCAGGTGTCGGACGCCACCCGCCTGCTGAACCTGCAGAGGAACAGCCTGGGCCACATCCCCACAGGGGCCTTCAGCGACAGCAAGGGGCTCATCTCCCTGCACATGCAGCACTGTCAGCTCAGAGAGATCGGCTCTCAGGCCTTCAAGGGGCTGAAGAAGCTCGTCTACCTCTACCTGTCCAACAACGAGCTCCACAGCATCAAGCCCGGCGCCTTCGAGGACCTCACGGAGCTCACCTACCTCTACCTAGATGGGAACCAGATCAGCGACCTGGCCAGGGGCATCTTCTCCCCCATGATCAACCtcttcatcctgcagctcaaCGACAACCGGCTGCGTGAGCTGCGGCCCGGGACCTTCACCGGGGCCAAGGACCTGCGCTGGCTGCACATGAGCGGGAACGAGCTGACCACGCTGCAGCCGGGCTCTCTGGACGACGTGGAGAACCTGGCCATCCTTCACCTGGACCGGAACAAGATGTCCACGTATCCCAGTGCGGCCATGAGCAAGCTGCGTGTGGTGGAGGAGCTCACGCTGGGGAGGAATCCCATGAGGACCATCCCAGACAACGCCTTCCAGAGCTTTGGACGCTACATGGAGAAGCTGCACCTGGACAACATGAGTCTGGAGAAG TTCTCTGACGGTGCGTTCACCGGAGTGACGGCCATCAAGTCTCTGCACCTggacaacaacaaactgaagTCTCTTCCCAGAAGCCTGGAGCTCAGCACCATCACCAACCTCACGCTGTCCACCAACccctggagctgcagctgtcagCTGGCTCCGCTGCGCAG GTGGATGGACTCGAGCCGCAGTCGTCCAGACGCACTGTGCGCTTCCCCCCCCGCACAGCGAGGCAAGCAGGTCCGAGACAGCGCCGCCTTCAGTGGCTGCAGAGTCAAGGCCAAGAGAGCCAAGAAGGGAACACGTCCCTGA
- the LOC128427226 gene encoding testis-expressed protein 47, giving the protein MERTDTLRAEVEKEEEDTGTSLFHRVMEQRKDLPDEDVKMVLQRLVLIGQLPHDVADRTELGDHYSRLHFLLSKQHMWDQMTGLLLVYPTFVLHVIESSRDVLLAVLKDLRDLQLQTDGCLMEAAKVVSIAHVPHSRTFHQWSYKVLDAADVDPLSEGFEEDEDTTETLVSSLLSALHKLAEHLERPKKTVPGSVQLLVSQELPGKLLSRDQLLSPEEQLQMFDSPVNISLGFGQVNRSSSLNTV; this is encoded by the exons ATGGAGAGAACTGACACATTGAGAGCAgaggtggagaaagaggaggaggacactggGACTAGTTTGTTTCACCGGGTCATGGAGCAGAGGAAGGATCTGCCTGATGAAGACGTG aagATGGTGCTGCAGCGGCTCGTCCTGATTGGCCAGCTCCCCCACGATGTCGCTGACAGGACAGAACTTGGAG ATCATTATAGCagactccacttcctgttgagCAAACAGCACATGTGGGATCAGATGACGGGCCTGCTGCTGGTTTATCCGACCTTTGTGCTGCACGTCATCGAG TCGTCCAGGGACGTTCTCCTCGCTGTTCTCAAGGATCTCAGAGAcctgcagctgcagacagacGG GTGCCTGATGGAGGCTGCAAAGGTGGTGTCCATCGCTCATGTCCCTCACAGCAGGACGTTCCATCAGTGGAGCTACAAG GTGCTGGATGCAGCTGATGTGGACCCACTGAGTGAGGGGttcgaggaggacgaggacaccACAGAGACACTGGTTTCCAGTCTCCTGTCAGCTCTGCACAAACTGGCCGAGCACCTCGAGAGGCCCAAGAAG ACTGTCCCTGGATCTGTGCAGCTGCTGGTCTCTCAGGAGCTTCCAGGGAAGCTGCTGTCTCGAGACCAGCTCCTGAgtccagaggagcagctgcagatgTTCGACTCGCCCGTAAACATCAGCTTGGGCTTTG GACAAGTGAACCGAAGCAGCAGCCTCAACACAGTTTAA
- the armc7 gene encoding armadillo repeat-containing protein 7, with protein sequence MRRSDSTGGAERFEYLQTLVTEFQDTDSGEAKEQVLANLANFAYDPKNMESLRELQVTDLFLDMLTEENQNLVEFGMGGLCNLSMEPQCRDLILQSSGISLVTDCLSSQREETVLSAITTLMNLTTPQSRSDITAPAIVQCMLRFSLSENPRLRSLAAVFLQDCCSREQVARAELQMQGQQTAVGIPLPKDS encoded by the exons ATGAGGAGGAGCGACTCGACCGGAGGAGCGGAGCGGTTCGAGTATCTCCAGACTCTGGTGACGGAGTTCCAGGACACGGACAGCGGAG AGGCCAAGGAGCAGGTGCTGGCGAACCTGGCCAACTTCGCATATGACCCGAAGAACATGGAGTCTCTGAGGGAGCTGCAGGTGACCGACCTGTTCCTGGACATGTTGACCGAGGAGAACCAGAACCTGGTGGAGTTTGGGATGG GAGGGTTGTGTAACCTCAGCATGGAGCCGCAGTGCAGAGACCTCATCCTGCAGAGCAGCGGCATCAGCTTAGTCACCGACTGTCTGTCCAGCCAGAGGGAAGAGACCGTCCTGTCGGCCATCACCACGCTCATGAACCTCACCACGCCACAGTCCCGCTCTGACATCACCGCCCCGGCCATCGTGCAGTGCATGCTGCGCTTCTCCCTGTCGGAGAACCCCCGGCTGCGCAGCCTGGCAGCCGTGTTCCTGCAGGACTGCTGCAGCCGGGAGCAGGTGGCCCGGGCCGAGCTGCAGATGCAGGGACAGCAGACGGCCGTCGGGATCCCGCTGCCCAAAGACAGCTGa